The Paracoccus sp. MC1862 genome includes a window with the following:
- the mraZ gene encoding division/cell wall cluster transcriptional repressor MraZ: MARRFRGSEEVRIDAKGRISIPARFRRVFEAADPDFESRQRAQMVIVYGFADWTHLRLYTMEAIEEIDEGISRMARGSAERSYLETLMNGLSDEAEIDSDGRLVLPQRLREKIGLGDRAFFMAQGDYLKVTTPETHEADLRKIEAGMPALEPGADPLSLLPPAES; this comes from the coding sequence TTGGCGCGCAGGTTCAGAGGCTCGGAAGAGGTCAGGATCGACGCCAAGGGGCGCATCTCGATCCCCGCCCGCTTCCGGCGCGTCTTCGAAGCCGCCGACCCCGATTTTGAATCCCGCCAGCGCGCGCAGATGGTCATCGTATATGGCTTCGCCGACTGGACGCATCTTCGACTTTATACCATGGAAGCGATTGAAGAGATTGACGAGGGCATCAGCCGCATGGCCCGCGGCTCGGCCGAGCGCAGCTATCTGGAAACCCTGATGAACGGCTTGTCGGACGAGGCCGAGATCGATTCGGACGGCCGCCTCGTCCTGCCCCAGCGCCTGCGCGAGAAGATCGGACTGGGCGACCGCGCCTTCTTCATGGCGCAGGGCGACTACCTCAAGGTCACGACGCCCGAGACGCATGAGGCCGACCTGCGCAAGATCGAGGCCGGGATGCCCGCGCTGGAACCCGGCGCTGACCCGCTGTCGCTGTTGCCTCCCGCTGAAAGCTGA